One Oryza glaberrima chromosome 10, OglaRS2, whole genome shotgun sequence DNA segment encodes these proteins:
- the LOC127785992 gene encoding protein CDI, translating into MTVSSPSPSAEEPFRVFVGYDPREDEAYEVCRRSLLRHASIPVDVRPIRQPDLRAAGLYWRERGPTESTEFSFTRFLTPYLAGYRGWALFVDCDFLYLADIAGLLACLPSSDPDHRLAVACVKHEYAPAEATKMDGAIQTVYPRKNWSSMVLYNCGHPKNVAALTPDAVSTQTGAFLHRFAWLDDDEIGEIPFAWNFLVGHNKVDPADPSTQPKAIHYTSGGPWFERYRNCDFAELWIKEADELKADKEKQKQQQIVMANGEKEKDEEGN; encoded by the coding sequence ATGACggtctcgtcgccgtcgccgtcggcggagGAGCCGTTCCGGGTGTTCGTCGGCTACGACCCGCGGGAGGACGAGGCGTACGAGGTGTGCCGCCGCAGCCTGCTCCGCCACGCCTCCATCCCCGTCGACGTCCGCCCCATCCGGCAGCCGGATCTCCGCGCGGCGGGGCTCTACTGGCGGGAGCGGGGGCCCACCGAGAGCACCGAGTTCTCCTTCACCCGCTTCCTCACACCCTACCTCGCCGGCTACCGCGGCTGGGCGCTCTTCGTCGACTGCGACTTCCTCTACCTCGCCGacatcgccggcctcctcgcctgcctcccctcctccgaccccgaccaccgcctcgccgtcgcctgcgTCAAGCACGAGTACGCCCCCGCCGAGGCGACCAAGATGGACGGCGCCATCCAGACCGTGTACCCGCGCAAGAACTGGTCGTCCATGGTGCTCTACAACTGCGGCCACCCCAAGAACGTCGCCGCGCTCACCCCGGACGCCGTCAGCACCCAGACCGGCGCCTTCCTCCACCGATTCGCCTGGCTCGATGACGACGAGATCGGCGAGATCCCCTTCGCCTGGAACTTCCTCGTCGGCCACAACAAGGTCGACCCCGCCGACCCGTCCACGCAGCCCAAGGCCATCCACTACACCTCCGGCGGGCCGTGGTTCGAGAGGTACAGGAACTGCGACTTCGCCGAGCTCtggatcaaggaggccgacgAGCTCAAGGCCGACAAggagaagcagaagcagcagcagatcgTCATGGCCAACGGCGAGAAGGAGAAAGACGAGGAGGGGAATTGA